From a single Streptomyces rubradiris genomic region:
- a CDS encoding SpoIIE family protein phosphatase, with amino-acid sequence MSRVYPFDDAGTARAVIGDDGTLVEWNEGAVRLLGHPADAVLGRPAAKLLAGGAPAPAAPPGPRWEGTLGLRHRDGRTVSVWLLAHHRPPHDGAPGDWLVVTPLAGTEPPAADDPLTEAGLIQSPCAIAVYDDRLRLRRMNEAMAAVVGLPEERVRGLRIAEIGGKPQSEELEADLLRVLSSGRPLDVQTFLRTGGEDRAHAWLARMAPVRDRAGRVRGVSMAAHDITDNHRARQRLQLVNEASVRIGTTLDVTRTAQELADVCVPALADFVTIDLLDPQDGGAEAPARITAPVRLRRTAQRSVLPGVPETEIGPGQTEQYPQGSPQADALATGRTVAVPPAPGAVGRVPARHGAGGTPVREFGVHCAMSVPIQARGLTLGVAVLGRHRRPEAFTPDDVLLAEEITARAAVCIDNARRYSRERETALALQRSLLPRSLPHTAALEACSRYLPAARAGVGGDWFDVIPLSGMRVAMVVGDVVGHGIRASATMGRLRTAVRTLADIDLAPDELLTHLDDLVLRLSDESGTASAGEAGSPGELGATCLYAVYDPVSRRCALARAGHPPPVVLEPGGAPRALDLPAGPPLGLGGLPFESAEVELPEGTVLALYTDGLVWSRERDPETSREMLHAALGAYAGSLDETCDRVLHTLLPYGGAPDDVALLLARTRGLPASQVATWDIPADPALVAPIRKQVVEQLSDWALSEATFTTELVVSELVTNAIRYGSHPIRLRLIHDANTLTCEVSDASHTAPHLRRAKVFDEGGRGLLLVAQLTQRWGSRHTAEGKTIWAELPLFERDR; translated from the coding sequence ATGAGCCGGGTCTATCCGTTCGACGACGCGGGCACGGCACGCGCTGTCATCGGCGACGACGGCACGCTGGTGGAGTGGAACGAGGGAGCAGTCCGCCTGCTCGGCCACCCGGCGGACGCCGTCCTGGGCCGCCCCGCCGCGAAGCTGCTGGCCGGCGGCGCCCCGGCCCCGGCCGCACCCCCCGGCCCGCGCTGGGAGGGCACGCTCGGCCTGCGCCACCGCGACGGCCGTACCGTCTCCGTGTGGCTGCTCGCCCACCACCGCCCGCCGCACGACGGCGCGCCGGGCGACTGGCTCGTGGTCACCCCGCTCGCCGGCACCGAGCCGCCCGCCGCCGACGACCCGCTCACCGAGGCGGGCCTGATCCAGTCGCCCTGCGCGATCGCCGTGTACGACGACCGGCTGCGGCTGCGCCGGATGAACGAGGCGATGGCCGCCGTCGTCGGGCTGCCCGAGGAGCGGGTACGGGGGCTGCGGATCGCGGAGATCGGCGGCAAACCGCAGAGCGAGGAACTGGAGGCGGACCTGCTCAGGGTGCTGTCCTCGGGCCGGCCACTGGACGTGCAGACCTTCCTGCGCACCGGCGGCGAGGACCGGGCGCACGCCTGGCTGGCCCGGATGGCACCGGTGCGGGACCGGGCGGGCCGGGTGCGGGGCGTGTCCATGGCCGCGCACGACATCACCGACAACCACCGCGCCCGGCAGCGGCTCCAGCTGGTCAACGAGGCCAGCGTGCGCATCGGGACGACGCTGGACGTCACCCGTACCGCCCAGGAGCTGGCGGACGTGTGCGTGCCCGCGCTCGCCGACTTCGTCACCATCGACCTGCTCGATCCGCAGGACGGCGGCGCCGAGGCCCCGGCCCGCATCACCGCGCCGGTGCGGCTGCGCCGGACCGCCCAGCGGTCGGTGCTGCCCGGCGTACCGGAGACGGAGATCGGCCCCGGGCAGACGGAGCAGTACCCGCAGGGCTCCCCGCAGGCGGACGCGCTGGCCACGGGCCGCACCGTCGCCGTCCCGCCGGCCCCCGGCGCCGTGGGCCGGGTACCGGCCCGGCACGGCGCGGGCGGCACCCCGGTGCGCGAGTTCGGCGTCCACTGCGCGATGTCGGTGCCGATCCAGGCGCGCGGGCTGACCCTCGGGGTCGCGGTGCTGGGCCGGCACCGGCGCCCGGAGGCGTTCACCCCGGACGACGTGCTGCTGGCCGAGGAGATCACCGCGCGGGCCGCCGTCTGCATCGACAACGCCCGCCGTTACTCGCGCGAACGGGAGACGGCGCTCGCGCTCCAGCGCAGCCTGCTGCCCCGCTCGCTGCCGCACACGGCCGCGCTGGAGGCCTGCTCCCGGTATCTGCCGGCCGCGCGCGCCGGGGTGGGCGGGGACTGGTTCGACGTGATCCCGCTGTCCGGGATGCGGGTCGCGATGGTCGTCGGGGACGTGGTCGGGCACGGCATCCGGGCCTCGGCCACCATGGGCCGGCTGCGCACCGCCGTGCGCACCCTGGCGGACATCGACCTGGCCCCGGACGAGTTGCTGACCCACCTGGACGACCTGGTACTGCGGCTCTCGGACGAGTCCGGGACCGCGAGCGCCGGCGAGGCGGGCAGCCCCGGCGAACTCGGCGCCACCTGTCTGTACGCCGTCTACGACCCGGTGTCCCGGCGCTGCGCCCTGGCCCGCGCCGGGCATCCGCCGCCCGTGGTGCTGGAGCCGGGCGGCGCGCCCCGCGCACTGGACCTGCCCGCCGGTCCCCCGCTGGGCCTGGGCGGGCTGCCGTTCGAGTCCGCCGAGGTGGAGCTGCCCGAGGGCACGGTCCTCGCGCTGTACACGGACGGGCTGGTGTGGTCCCGGGAGCGGGACCCGGAGACCAGCCGGGAGATGCTGCACGCGGCGCTCGGGGCGTACGCCGGCTCCCTGGACGAGACCTGCGACCGCGTCCTGCACACCCTGCTCCCCTACGGCGGCGCACCCGACGACGTGGCCCTGCTGCTCGCCCGTACCCGGGGCCTGCCCGCCTCGCAGGTGGCGACCTGGGACATTCCCGCCGATCCGGCGCTGGTCGCGCCGATCCGCAAGCAGGTCGTGGAGCAGCTGTCCGACTGGGCGCTGAGCGAGGCGACGTTCACGACCGAACTGGTGGTCAGCGAGCTGGTCACCAACGCCATCCGGTACGGCTCCCACCCCATCCGGCTCCGGCTGATCCACGACGCCAACACGCTGACCTGCGAGGTCTCCGACGCCAGCCACACCGCCCCGCATCTGCGCCGGGCCAAGGTGTTCGACGAGGGCGGCCGGGGTCTGCTGCTGGTCGCCCAGCTCACCCAGCGCTGGGGCAGCCGGCACACGGCGGAGGGCAAGACCATCTGGGCCGAGCTGCCGTTGTTCGAGCGGGACCGGTAG
- a CDS encoding cation diffusion facilitator family transporter, translated as MLVALAANLVIAVAKAAGGVLAGSPALLSEAAHSVADSLNEVFLLAALRRSRRPADSRHPFGYGKERFFWSLLAAVGIFVMGGCFSFFQGFEALRVGTEEKFSGYVAGLIVLGVALVAEAGSLLRALHQVRRQGGGLRGLRDPALRTVVAEDGTAVLGVTLALVGMALHMVTGQTAWEASASLAIGVLLVYVAYRLGRDARDQLIGEAADPELSGRIGSLLRAQPEIDSVEALFTMKLGLDSTLVAARIDLVPGLDSERVEEVADRIKRSLARTFPDVGQIFLDVTDRSAAGAAESPAATGERGGA; from the coding sequence GTGCTCGTCGCGCTCGCGGCCAATCTGGTGATCGCCGTCGCCAAGGCGGCCGGTGGGGTGCTGGCCGGCTCGCCCGCGCTGCTGTCGGAGGCCGCGCACTCGGTCGCCGACAGCCTCAACGAGGTCTTCCTGCTGGCCGCCCTGCGCCGCAGCCGCCGCCCGGCCGACAGCCGGCACCCGTTCGGCTACGGCAAGGAACGCTTCTTCTGGTCCCTGCTCGCCGCCGTGGGCATCTTCGTCATGGGCGGCTGCTTCTCCTTCTTCCAGGGCTTCGAGGCCCTGCGCGTCGGCACCGAGGAAAAGTTCAGCGGCTATGTGGCGGGCCTGATCGTGCTGGGCGTGGCGCTGGTCGCCGAGGCCGGTTCGCTGCTGCGGGCCCTGCACCAGGTGCGCCGACAGGGCGGCGGGCTCCGCGGGCTGCGTGATCCCGCGCTGCGCACGGTGGTCGCCGAGGACGGCACGGCGGTCCTCGGCGTGACCCTCGCCCTGGTGGGCATGGCCCTGCACATGGTGACCGGGCAGACCGCCTGGGAGGCGTCCGCCTCGCTGGCCATCGGGGTGCTGCTGGTCTACGTCGCCTACCGGCTCGGCCGCGACGCCCGGGACCAGCTGATCGGGGAGGCCGCCGACCCGGAGCTGAGCGGCAGGATCGGGTCGCTGCTGCGGGCCCAGCCGGAGATCGACAGCGTGGAGGCGCTGTTCACCATGAAGCTGGGCCTTGACTCCACGCTGGTCGCCGCCCGCATCGACCTGGTGCCGGGCCTGGACAGCGAGCGCGTCGAGGAGGTCGCCGACCGTATCAAGCGGTCCCTGGCCCGGACGTTCCCGGACGTCGGCCAGATCTTTCTCGACGTCACCGACCGGTCCGCGGCCGGGGCAGCGGAAAGCCCCGCCGCGACGGGGGAACGCGGCGGGGCCTGA
- a CDS encoding nitroreductase family deazaflavin-dependent oxidoreductase: MPLEGVYEPSPERWVREQVELYESSGGTKGTTLRDTGLPVIVLTTRGAKSGKLRKTPLMRVEHDGRYAVVASVGGAPKHPVWYFNVKADPHVELQDGPVKRDMRAREVTGAEKADWWERAVAAYPPYADYQKKTSREIPVFVLEPFDEDSPGQS; this comes from the coding sequence ATGCCTCTTGAGGGCGTGTACGAGCCCAGCCCGGAACGGTGGGTGCGCGAGCAGGTCGAGTTGTACGAGAGTTCGGGCGGGACGAAGGGGACGACGCTGCGCGACACCGGGCTGCCGGTGATCGTGCTGACCACCCGGGGCGCGAAGAGCGGGAAGCTCCGCAAGACGCCGCTGATGCGGGTGGAGCACGACGGCCGGTACGCGGTGGTCGCCTCCGTCGGCGGTGCGCCCAAGCACCCGGTCTGGTACTTCAACGTCAAGGCCGACCCGCACGTGGAGCTGCAGGACGGCCCGGTGAAGCGGGACATGCGGGCCCGTGAGGTCACCGGGGCGGAGAAGGCCGACTGGTGGGAGCGGGCCGTGGCCGCGTACCCGCCGTACGCCGACTACCAGAAGAAGACCTCCCGGGAGATCCCCGTCTTCGTGCTGGAACCGTTCGACGAGGACTCCCCCGGCCAGAGCTGA
- a CDS encoding universal stress protein: MRVVAWLVEGTWPACVDAVRAHAPQATEVVLLHVSGPEVPAVAHGAFDGLLGRGHRTGHRPAEGWERDPGDRLEALGGTSAAALLDAAARRLGRPCVREERSGRAEREVVAAAEGAGLLVLARDGDRSRLGPKSLGPAVRFAVDHAPCPVLLVWPEPAPDLATIPPPPPHHQP; the protein is encoded by the coding sequence ATGCGGGTGGTCGCCTGGCTGGTGGAGGGCACCTGGCCGGCCTGTGTGGACGCGGTGCGCGCGCACGCGCCGCAGGCCACCGAGGTGGTGCTGCTCCATGTGAGCGGGCCCGAGGTGCCCGCGGTGGCGCACGGGGCCTTCGACGGGCTGCTCGGGCGCGGTCACCGGACAGGACACCGCCCGGCCGAGGGCTGGGAGCGGGACCCCGGGGACCGGCTGGAGGCGCTCGGCGGCACCTCGGCGGCCGCGCTGCTGGACGCGGCGGCCCGGCGGCTGGGCCGACCCTGTGTGCGCGAGGAGCGGTCGGGCCGGGCCGAGCGGGAGGTGGTGGCCGCCGCCGAGGGGGCGGGGCTGCTGGTGCTGGCACGGGACGGCGACCGCTCCCGGCTCGGGCCGAAGAGCCTCGGCCCCGCCGTCCGGTTCGCCGTCGACCACGCGCCCTGCCCGGTCCTGCTGGTGTGGCCGGAACCGGCCCCCGACCTGGCCACGATCCCGCCACCGCCACCGCACCACCAGCCGTGA
- a CDS encoding glutathione S-transferase family protein: MGGDGNSAYGHRTFTRSRSHFDDRITADGRDGWPVAAGRYRLVVSRACPWASRAVISRRLLGLEDALSLAVADPVQDDRSWRFTLDPDGRDPVLGIRFLSEAYDRRETGCPGGVSVPAIVDVPSGRLVTNDYQRITLDLATEWTALHRPGAPDLYPAARRAEIDEVMAEVYEDVNNGVYRAGFATRQREYEEACAAVFRRLEALGERLSGQRYLVGDTLTEADIRLFTTLVRFDAVYHGHFKCNRWKLAEHPVLWAYARDLFQTPGFGDTVDFDHIKRHYYQVHTGINPTGIVPLGPDLGGWLTEHHRAELGGRPFGDGTPPGAVPPGERVAPQGRPA; this comes from the coding sequence ATGGGTGGCGACGGAAACAGCGCCTACGGGCACCGGACGTTCACCAGGTCCCGGAGCCACTTCGACGACCGGATCACCGCCGACGGCCGGGACGGCTGGCCGGTGGCAGCGGGCCGCTACCGGCTGGTGGTCTCCCGTGCCTGTCCCTGGGCGAGCCGCGCGGTGATCTCGCGCCGGCTGCTGGGGCTGGAGGACGCGCTGTCGCTGGCGGTCGCCGATCCGGTCCAGGACGACCGCAGCTGGCGGTTCACCCTCGACCCGGACGGCCGGGACCCGGTGCTCGGCATCCGGTTCCTGAGCGAGGCCTACGACCGGCGGGAGACCGGCTGTCCGGGTGGCGTCAGCGTGCCCGCGATCGTGGACGTCCCCAGCGGGCGGCTGGTCACCAACGACTACCAGCGCATCACCCTGGACCTGGCCACCGAGTGGACCGCCCTGCACCGCCCCGGCGCACCGGACCTGTACCCGGCCGCCCGGCGCGCGGAGATCGACGAGGTGATGGCCGAGGTGTACGAGGACGTGAACAACGGGGTCTACCGGGCCGGGTTCGCCACCCGGCAGCGGGAGTACGAGGAGGCGTGCGCGGCCGTCTTCCGGCGGCTGGAAGCGCTCGGCGAGCGGCTGTCCGGGCAGCGTTATCTGGTCGGTGACACCCTCACGGAAGCGGACATCCGGCTGTTCACCACCCTCGTCCGGTTCGACGCCGTCTACCACGGCCACTTCAAGTGCAACCGCTGGAAACTGGCGGAGCACCCGGTGCTGTGGGCGTATGCCCGTGACCTGTTCCAGACGCCGGGTTTCGGCGACACGGTCGACTTCGACCACATCAAGCGGCACTACTACCAGGTGCACACCGGCATCAACCCCACCGGGATCGTGCCGCTCGGCCCGGACCTCGGCGGCTGGCTGACCGAGCACCACCGGGCGGAGCTGGGCGGCCGGCCGTTCGGCGACGGCACGCCGCCGGGCGCGGTACCGCCGGGCGAACGGGTGGCCCCCCAGGGCCGGCCCGCATGA
- a CDS encoding cytochrome P450, translated as MTELTDITGPAAQAEPVAFPQDRTCPYHPPTGYDPLRDGRPLSRVTLYDGREVWLVTAQATARALLADPRLSTDRRRDGFPVPTPRFEAGRDRKLALLGLDDPEHQQQRRMLIPSFTVKRATAQRPWIQRIVDELLDAMIARGPVADLVSAFALPVPSMVICALLGVPYADHEFFEEQSRRLLRGPTGADTTEARDRLEAYLGDLIDAKAKEAEPGDGILDELVHNRLRAGELDREDLVSLAVILLVAGHETTANMISLGTYTLLQHPERLAELRADPSVLPAVVEELLRMLSIAEGLQRMALEDIEIDGTTIRAGDGVLFSTSVINRDTAVYDDPDNLDFHRADRHHVAFGFGIHQCLGQNLARAELEIALGTLFTRLPGLRLAAPAEEIPFKPGDTIQGMLELPVTW; from the coding sequence ATGACGGAACTGACGGACATCACCGGCCCGGCTGCCCAGGCCGAACCCGTCGCATTCCCCCAGGACCGCACCTGCCCCTACCACCCCCCCACCGGATACGACCCGCTGCGCGACGGGCGACCCCTGTCCCGCGTCACCCTCTACGACGGCCGCGAGGTCTGGCTCGTCACCGCGCAGGCCACCGCCCGCGCCCTGCTCGCCGACCCCCGGCTGTCCACCGACCGCCGCCGCGACGGCTTCCCGGTGCCCACCCCGCGCTTCGAGGCGGGCCGCGACCGCAAGCTGGCCCTGCTCGGCCTTGACGACCCCGAGCACCAGCAGCAGCGCCGGATGCTGATCCCGTCGTTCACCGTCAAACGCGCCACCGCGCAACGCCCCTGGATCCAGCGGATCGTCGACGAACTACTGGACGCCATGATCGCCCGGGGGCCGGTCGCCGACCTCGTGTCCGCGTTCGCGCTGCCCGTGCCGTCCATGGTCATCTGCGCACTGCTCGGCGTGCCCTACGCCGACCACGAGTTCTTCGAGGAACAGTCCCGCCGGCTGCTGCGCGGCCCGACCGGCGCGGACACGACCGAGGCCCGGGACCGGCTGGAGGCGTACCTCGGCGACCTGATCGACGCCAAGGCCAAGGAGGCCGAACCCGGCGACGGCATTCTGGACGAACTGGTCCACAACCGGCTCCGCGCGGGCGAGCTGGACCGGGAGGACCTGGTGTCGCTCGCCGTCATCCTGCTGGTCGCCGGGCACGAGACGACCGCCAACATGATCTCCCTGGGCACCTACACCCTGCTCCAGCACCCCGAGCGGCTGGCCGAGCTGCGGGCCGACCCCTCGGTGCTGCCCGCCGTCGTCGAGGAACTGCTGCGGATGCTGTCCATCGCCGAGGGGCTGCAGCGGATGGCGCTGGAGGACATCGAGATCGACGGCACCACCATCCGGGCCGGTGACGGCGTCCTCTTCTCTACTTCGGTCATCAACCGGGACACGGCCGTCTACGACGACCCCGACAACCTCGACTTCCACCGCGCCGACCGGCACCACGTGGCGTTCGGCTTCGGCATCCACCAGTGCCTGGGCCAGAACCTGGCCCGCGCGGAACTGGAGATCGCCCTCGGCACCCTGTTCACCCGGCTGCCCGGGCTGCGTCTCGCCGCCCCCGCCGAGGAGATCCCCTTCAAACCGGGCGACACGATCCAGGGGATGCTGGAACTCCCCGTGACCTGGTAA
- a CDS encoding SLC13 family permease, whose translation MNTPLAAAVSAALLIAVLAWAVVRPFGWPEAVMAVPAAGVAVATGALSLGHARAEAERLGPVVGFLAAVLVIAHFCDVEGLFQACGAWMARWAAGRPVRLLSAVFALASAITAVLSLDATIVLLTPVVFATAARTGVRPKPHVYACTHLSNTASLLLPVSNLTNLLAFAASGLSFTRFAALMALPWLAAIGVEYLVFRRFFVRDLAAAAPADRAVGAAPRLPLFALVTVACTLAGFVVASLFGVEPAWVAAGGALVLAGRALARRRATPLTVVRAASPAFLAFVLALGVVVRAVVDNGLADVLGHVMPDGTGLAELLAIAALAALLANLINNLPAVLVLLPLAAPAGPGAVLAVLLGVNIGPNLTYAGSLATLLWRRIVHQHEHDVNLGEFTRLGLLAVPSSLAVAVVALWGSLLVL comes from the coding sequence CTGAACACCCCGCTCGCCGCGGCCGTGTCCGCCGCTCTGCTGATCGCCGTGCTGGCCTGGGCCGTCGTACGGCCCTTCGGGTGGCCGGAGGCGGTCATGGCCGTACCCGCCGCCGGGGTCGCGGTGGCCACCGGCGCCCTCTCCCTCGGGCACGCCCGCGCCGAGGCCGAACGGCTCGGCCCGGTGGTCGGCTTCCTGGCGGCGGTGCTGGTGATCGCCCACTTCTGCGACGTGGAAGGGCTGTTCCAGGCGTGCGGGGCCTGGATGGCCCGGTGGGCGGCCGGCCGTCCGGTGCGGCTGCTGTCCGCCGTGTTCGCGCTGGCCTCGGCGATCACCGCCGTACTCAGCCTGGACGCGACCATCGTGCTGCTCACCCCAGTGGTGTTCGCCACGGCCGCGCGCACCGGCGTACGGCCCAAACCGCATGTGTACGCCTGCACGCACCTGTCGAACACGGCCTCGCTGCTGCTGCCGGTGTCCAATCTGACGAACCTGCTGGCGTTCGCGGCCAGCGGGCTGAGCTTCACCCGGTTCGCGGCGCTGATGGCCCTGCCGTGGCTGGCCGCGATCGGCGTCGAGTACCTGGTGTTCCGGCGGTTCTTCGTCCGCGACCTCGCCGCGGCGGCCCCGGCGGACCGGGCCGTCGGCGCCGCACCGCGACTGCCGCTGTTCGCGCTGGTGACCGTGGCCTGCACGCTGGCCGGGTTCGTGGTGGCGTCGCTGTTCGGCGTCGAGCCGGCCTGGGTGGCGGCCGGGGGCGCGCTGGTGCTGGCCGGGCGGGCGCTGGCGCGGCGCCGGGCGACCCCGCTGACGGTCGTACGGGCGGCGTCCCCTGCCTTCCTGGCGTTCGTCCTGGCCCTGGGCGTCGTGGTGCGGGCGGTGGTCGACAACGGGCTCGCGGACGTGCTGGGACATGTCATGCCGGACGGCACCGGGCTGGCCGAGCTGCTGGCGATCGCCGCACTGGCCGCGCTGCTGGCCAACCTGATCAACAACCTGCCCGCGGTGCTGGTCCTGCTGCCGCTGGCGGCCCCGGCCGGCCCGGGGGCGGTGCTCGCGGTGCTGCTCGGGGTGAACATCGGCCCGAACCTCACCTACGCCGGATCGCTGGCCACGCTGCTGTGGCGGCGGATCGTGCACCAGCACGAGCACGACGTGAACCTCGGGGAGTTCACCCGGCTCGGCCTGCTCGCCGTGCCGTCGTCCCTCGCGGTCGCGGTGGTGGCACTGTGGGGATCGTTGCTGGTTCTGTAG
- a CDS encoding endo alpha-1,4 polygalactosaminidase: MGDPRVRRPRTALGALAATLAVAMSALAGCASGDGHEDGSGKPAAVRLPPKGAGFDYQIGGAYPPPKGVRVVSRDRSDSPAPGLYNICYVNAFQAQPAERSSWPADLLLRDGRGGPVIDEDWDEPLLDIRTPAKRERVAKRVNGWIDGCADKGFDAVEPDNYDSYTRSDGLLTPDDATAFMALLSRHAHARHLAIAQKNTAELAARRERAGLDFAVTEECGQYDECGVYAEAFDDRVVDIEYTDRGLDAARAHWGGRLSIVRRDRDVSTPGSAAYVRAVR, translated from the coding sequence ATGGGTGATCCCCGCGTCCGGAGGCCGCGTACGGCCCTGGGCGCCTTGGCAGCGACCCTGGCCGTCGCGATGTCGGCGCTGGCCGGCTGCGCCTCCGGTGACGGGCACGAGGACGGTTCCGGAAAGCCCGCCGCGGTGCGGCTGCCCCCGAAGGGCGCCGGCTTCGACTACCAGATCGGCGGCGCCTACCCGCCGCCCAAGGGCGTGCGCGTGGTCAGCCGCGACCGGTCCGACTCCCCCGCCCCGGGCCTGTACAACATCTGCTACGTCAACGCGTTCCAGGCCCAGCCGGCCGAGCGGTCCTCCTGGCCGGCCGATCTGCTGCTGCGCGACGGGCGCGGCGGTCCGGTCATCGACGAGGACTGGGACGAGCCGTTGCTGGACATCCGCACCCCGGCCAAGCGGGAGCGGGTCGCGAAGCGGGTGAACGGCTGGATCGACGGCTGCGCGGACAAGGGCTTCGACGCCGTCGAACCCGACAACTACGACAGCTACACCCGCTCCGACGGGCTGCTGACCCCGGACGACGCGACCGCGTTCATGGCCCTGCTGTCCCGGCACGCGCACGCCCGGCACCTGGCCATCGCGCAGAAGAACACCGCCGAACTGGCCGCGCGGCGCGAGCGGGCCGGACTGGACTTCGCGGTGACGGAGGAGTGCGGCCAGTACGACGAGTGCGGGGTGTACGCCGAGGCGTTCGACGACCGGGTGGTGGACATCGAGTACACCGACCGGGGCCTGGACGCGGCCCGCGCCCACTGGGGCGGCCGGCTGAGCATCGTCCGCCGGGACCGGGACGTGTCCACCCCGGGCAGCGCGGCCTACGTCCGCGCGGTGCGGTAG
- a CDS encoding aldo/keto reductase, with translation MQYVKLGSTGLDVSRICLGCMTYGVPDRGTHEWTLDEEASRPLIRQALEAGVNFFDTANVYSDGTSEEIVGKALRDFARRDEIVLATKVHGRMRPGPNGAGLSRKAIMTEIDHSLRRLGTDYVDLYQIHRYDHATPVKETMEALHDLVKAGKVRYLGASSMYAWEFAKAQYTAERHGWTKFVSMQNHYNLLYREEEREMLPLCADQGVGVLPWSPLARGRLTRDWGTVTGRSATDDFGSRLYLESDRAIVEAVTRIAAGRGVPRARVALAWLLHQDTVTAPIVGAAKPQHLEDAVAAVGLELTAEEIEELQRPYTPRAVSGH, from the coding sequence ATGCAGTACGTGAAGCTCGGTTCGACGGGCCTGGACGTGTCGCGGATCTGTCTGGGCTGCATGACGTACGGGGTGCCGGACCGCGGCACGCACGAGTGGACGCTCGACGAGGAGGCGTCCCGGCCGCTGATCCGGCAGGCGCTCGAGGCGGGCGTGAACTTCTTCGACACCGCGAACGTCTACTCCGACGGCACCAGCGAGGAGATCGTCGGCAAGGCCCTGCGGGACTTCGCCCGCCGTGACGAGATCGTGCTGGCCACGAAGGTGCACGGCCGGATGCGGCCGGGCCCCAACGGCGCCGGGCTGTCCCGCAAGGCCATCATGACCGAGATCGACCACAGCCTGCGCCGCCTCGGCACCGACTACGTCGACCTCTACCAGATCCACCGCTACGACCACGCCACCCCCGTCAAGGAGACGATGGAGGCGCTGCACGACCTGGTCAAGGCGGGCAAGGTCCGCTACCTCGGCGCCAGTTCGATGTACGCGTGGGAGTTCGCCAAGGCCCAGTACACCGCCGAACGGCACGGCTGGACCAAGTTCGTCTCCATGCAGAACCACTACAACCTGCTCTACCGCGAGGAGGAGCGGGAGATGCTGCCCCTGTGCGCGGACCAGGGCGTCGGCGTGCTGCCGTGGAGCCCGCTCGCCCGGGGCCGGCTCACCCGCGACTGGGGCACCGTCACCGGACGCAGCGCCACCGACGACTTCGGCAGCCGGCTGTACCTGGAGAGCGACCGCGCGATCGTCGAGGCGGTCACCCGGATCGCGGCCGGCCGGGGTGTGCCGCGCGCCCGGGTGGCCCTCGCCTGGCTGCTGCACCAGGACACCGTGACGGCGCCCATCGTCGGCGCCGCCAAGCCGCAGCACCTCGAGGACGCGGTGGCCGCGGTCGGACTGGAGCTGACCGCCGAGGAGATCGAGGAGCTCCAGCGGCCGTACACCCCGCGCGCGGTCAGCGGCCACTGA
- a CDS encoding ferredoxin — MDIDIDQDVCIGAGQCALAAPGVFTQDDDGYSTLLPGQENGVTDPMVREAARACPVSAITVRERTA; from the coding sequence ATGGACATCGACATCGACCAGGACGTCTGTATCGGCGCCGGACAGTGCGCGCTGGCGGCACCGGGCGTCTTCACCCAGGACGACGACGGCTACAGCACGCTGCTGCCCGGCCAGGAGAACGGCGTCACCGACCCGATGGTCCGGGAGGCCGCCCGCGCCTGCCCGGTCAGCGCCATCACCGTACGGGAGCGCACCGCCTGA
- a CDS encoding DUF4232 domain-containing protein, protein MVHTPRSTRRGALLVSTAAVLGLLAGCGNGSGEDVSGEPPASSAGTAAPARETPSPPASAPATSSAPARTASPAPPRTTAPSGGTTAAPATPAGGSRCHTSELRASVGRNDPGAGQENFPLVLTNASGRTCTLRGYPGAAFVDASGHQLGADPRRVPGTPVTVTVRPGQSAWAGLTFSNPEVSGARSATPAGLLVTPPDERDPLRVAWPGGPVPVSGTASSVRLTVLSPGTGP, encoded by the coding sequence ATGGTGCACACCCCCCGGTCCACGCGGCGCGGGGCCCTGCTCGTGAGCACGGCCGCCGTGCTGGGCCTGCTGGCCGGCTGCGGCAACGGCAGCGGCGAGGACGTCAGCGGCGAACCGCCGGCCAGTTCCGCCGGTACGGCCGCCCCCGCGCGGGAGACCCCGAGCCCCCCGGCGTCCGCCCCGGCCACCTCCTCCGCCCCCGCCCGGACCGCCTCGCCGGCTCCGCCGAGGACGACGGCGCCCTCGGGCGGCACGACGGCCGCGCCCGCGACGCCCGCGGGCGGCTCCCGCTGCCACACCTCGGAGTTGCGGGCCTCGGTGGGCCGCAACGACCCGGGCGCCGGGCAGGAGAACTTCCCGCTGGTGCTCACCAACGCCTCCGGCCGCACCTGCACCCTGCGCGGCTATCCGGGCGCGGCCTTCGTCGACGCCTCCGGTCATCAGCTCGGCGCCGACCCGAGGCGGGTACCGGGCACCCCGGTCACCGTCACGGTCCGGCCGGGGCAGAGCGCCTGGGCGGGGCTGACCTTCTCCAACCCGGAGGTCAGCGGGGCGCGGTCGGCCACACCGGCCGGGCTGCTGGTCACCCCGCCGGACGAACGGGACCCGCTGCGGGTGGCCTGGCCGGGCGGCCCGGTCCCGGTCTCCGGGACCGCCTCGTCCGTCCGGCTGACGGTGCTGAGCCCGGGCACGGGCCCCTGA